The following are encoded together in the Geobacter sulfurreducens PCA genome:
- a CDS encoding CxxxxCH/CxxCH domain c-type cytochrome yields MINVYMKWHRGCALAGAAVLSALACAAALFALAGTAAAGTITDCSGCHGMPPVDAPYRNISTGRFMGSHDTHAWLSAGTPNCAICHKMPATYNHRNNNVDFVTTINNSRLTARYRNLTSFTRTASPSFGTCSNVNCHFEKTTPQNGATPLYLDGGKTIQQKCATCHSAPPADARHAKHAQYYGDVTTACVKCHPDHAAKPGKGAFSHATSAGRRGLVIQFTAFPNTGGSFSGDVSYPLYLYNPSRTGACTNLYCHSPGTKAGSYDPPNQSPDWAGTLGTSCLGCHRGDADSGSPMQTGSHGAHVGVNAAAQIGCVQCHGATVTNSRQIGDPTQHVNKKADISFEAAIGSAGTYGGAAGHVAKDVGTAYGTCRNIYCHSDGATTTPPFNDYAVTWGAADFPTGCTGCHGGQQGSGNVIASNNHRKHVDASYNGGLGTGIGCVECHAPTVSGNLTIADKARHVNRFKDYSGQRAGTIAAGTCSNVYCHSSGQRSPAYRTMVPWSDTATTYGCSSCHGASTAGPAGVFVSRFGEPNYNNYSSADRNWFNSHNPKHVRSAGDCSTCHAGTTQNGVSLVPGTTLHANTQKNVTFNTAVAGGNSPSYNDLSRRCTNVYCHSNGRQTGRAYATPRWGGSAQNCNACHPIAGLGGAHGIHVGGMIPTFYAYTGNHPVGAAYRYGCANCHPMDPVHHIDGHIDLSLSKNDVNAGGLKTKNGATNGSGLNSAGSGLTGTTGASVRCASVYCHSNGYAANLVYAATPDWYGGSFAGDRCAACHGNSPNSTIAGSSSHYNNRFLGYTGVAGGHQIGIHAMNIYSSPGKRATAGTTGSSSHGNAATATTISCNICHYETVTTARNDDNAVCKTCHYDGNAVGALSGNRAAIADRSKHVNGLVDVAFKPVAVISKAQMRPASFAIATYSSVWKRNGGYKVSGANDSAKQALDTATMWDGGTKTCSNIACHNGQSVKWTDNNGITECVSCHSAM; encoded by the coding sequence ATGATTAATGTGTATATGAAATGGCACAGGGGCTGTGCACTGGCCGGTGCGGCAGTCCTGTCGGCGCTGGCATGTGCGGCTGCGCTCTTCGCGCTCGCCGGTACGGCCGCAGCCGGCACCATTACCGACTGTTCCGGCTGCCACGGCATGCCGCCGGTTGATGCCCCCTATCGCAACATCTCCACCGGCCGGTTCATGGGAAGCCACGACACCCATGCCTGGCTTAGCGCCGGAACCCCCAACTGCGCCATCTGCCACAAGATGCCCGCCACCTACAACCACCGCAACAACAACGTGGACTTTGTGACCACTATCAATAACTCGCGGCTCACGGCCCGTTACAGGAACCTTACGTCCTTCACCCGCACGGCGAGCCCGAGCTTCGGCACCTGCTCCAACGTCAACTGCCACTTCGAGAAGACGACCCCCCAGAACGGGGCCACGCCGCTCTACCTGGACGGCGGCAAGACGATCCAGCAGAAATGCGCCACCTGCCACAGCGCCCCTCCGGCGGACGCTCGCCACGCAAAGCATGCCCAGTACTACGGGGATGTGACCACGGCCTGCGTCAAGTGTCACCCCGACCATGCGGCCAAGCCGGGCAAGGGGGCGTTCTCCCATGCCACGAGCGCCGGCCGGCGGGGGCTGGTGATCCAGTTCACGGCATTTCCCAACACCGGCGGCTCCTTCAGCGGCGATGTGAGCTATCCCCTCTATCTCTACAACCCGTCCCGCACCGGCGCGTGCACCAACCTCTACTGCCACAGCCCCGGCACCAAGGCCGGCAGCTACGACCCTCCCAATCAGTCGCCCGACTGGGCAGGCACGCTCGGCACCAGTTGTCTCGGCTGTCACCGGGGGGATGCCGACTCCGGCTCTCCCATGCAGACCGGGTCCCACGGGGCGCACGTGGGGGTGAATGCCGCGGCGCAGATCGGTTGTGTCCAGTGCCATGGCGCAACAGTGACGAATTCCCGCCAGATCGGCGATCCGACGCAGCACGTGAACAAGAAGGCCGATATCTCCTTCGAGGCCGCCATCGGCAGCGCCGGAACCTACGGCGGCGCCGCCGGGCATGTGGCCAAGGACGTGGGCACCGCCTACGGCACCTGCCGGAATATCTACTGCCACTCCGACGGCGCCACCACCACGCCGCCGTTCAACGACTACGCCGTGACCTGGGGGGCGGCCGACTTCCCGACAGGCTGCACCGGCTGCCATGGCGGTCAGCAGGGGAGCGGCAACGTCATTGCGTCAAACAACCACCGCAAACACGTGGATGCAAGCTACAACGGCGGGCTCGGCACGGGTATCGGCTGCGTGGAGTGCCACGCCCCTACCGTTTCCGGGAACCTGACCATTGCCGATAAGGCCAGGCACGTAAACCGCTTCAAGGATTACTCCGGACAGCGGGCCGGCACGATCGCCGCCGGCACCTGCTCGAATGTCTACTGCCACAGCTCGGGCCAGCGCTCCCCGGCATACCGGACCATGGTGCCCTGGAGCGATACGGCGACCACCTACGGCTGCTCGTCCTGTCACGGCGCGTCCACCGCCGGCCCGGCCGGGGTCTTTGTCAGCCGGTTCGGCGAGCCCAACTACAACAACTACAGCTCTGCCGACCGTAACTGGTTCAACTCCCACAACCCGAAACACGTCAGGTCGGCCGGCGACTGCAGCACCTGCCACGCCGGCACCACCCAGAACGGCGTCTCCCTGGTGCCCGGCACGACCCTGCACGCCAACACCCAGAAGAACGTCACCTTCAACACCGCGGTCGCGGGCGGCAACAGCCCGTCCTACAACGACCTCAGCCGCCGCTGCACCAACGTCTACTGCCACTCCAACGGCCGGCAGACCGGCAGGGCCTACGCGACCCCCCGCTGGGGCGGTTCCGCCCAGAACTGCAACGCCTGCCACCCCATCGCCGGGTTGGGAGGCGCCCATGGCATCCACGTGGGAGGGATGATCCCGACCTTCTATGCCTATACCGGCAACCACCCGGTGGGAGCGGCCTATCGCTACGGCTGCGCCAACTGCCATCCGATGGATCCGGTGCACCACATCGACGGCCACATCGACCTCTCCCTCAGCAAGAACGATGTGAATGCCGGCGGGCTGAAAACGAAAAACGGCGCGACCAACGGCAGCGGACTCAATTCAGCCGGCAGCGGCCTGACCGGCACCACCGGCGCGTCGGTCAGGTGCGCGTCGGTCTACTGCCACAGCAACGGCTACGCCGCAAACCTGGTCTACGCCGCCACGCCCGACTGGTACGGCGGCAGCTTTGCCGGCGACCGCTGCGCCGCCTGTCACGGCAACTCGCCCAACAGCACCATTGCCGGGTCCTCGTCCCACTACAACAACCGTTTCCTCGGCTACACCGGCGTGGCAGGCGGCCACCAGATCGGCATCCACGCCATGAACATCTACAGCAGCCCGGGCAAGCGCGCCACGGCCGGCACCACCGGCAGCAGCAGCCATGGCAATGCAGCCACCGCCACCACCATCAGCTGCAACATCTGCCACTACGAGACCGTCACCACCGCCCGCAACGACGACAACGCGGTCTGCAAGACCTGCCATTACGACGGCAACGCCGTCGGTGCCCTGTCGGGCAATCGGGCTGCGATCGCGGACCGGTCGAAGCACGTCAACGGCCTCGTGGATGTGGCGTTCAAACCCGTGGCCGTCATCTCCAAAGCCCAGATGCGGCCGGCAAGCTTCGCCATCGCCACCTACAGCAGCGTCTGGAAGCGCAACGGCGGCTACAAGGTCTCCGGTGCCAACGATTCAGCCAAGCAGGCGCTCGACACGGCCACCATGTGGGACGGCGGCACCAAGACCTGCTCCAACATCGCCTG
- the yedE gene encoding YedE family putative selenium transporter — MLRDRHFWMVVAAGLFLGGLGALLAVWGNPENSGICVSCFMENSAGALGMHDNPRMQYLRPELIGFVLGAAASALLFREFRSRGGGAPLPRLVAGVFLIVGCAIFIGCPIKLFLRLAAGDLTAVAGVVGLVAGVWAGLRGLANGVEPGHPSPGVGHGGPLIPAFFLLLLVFLLVRPGFIIFSGQGSAAQHAPVPLALGAGALLGAMAQRSRFCITGSIRDAFIMGRRTPALWGVVAFLAAAVAANVAFGRFNPGLHGQPGAHPEHLWSFLGMGLVGWISVLIGGCPFRQLIKAGEGDADAGLVVVGMLIGGALVQSWGIAATAAGVSLAGKAALLAGFAAVLAACLFWRARTA; from the coding sequence GTGCTGCGGGATCGGCATTTCTGGATGGTGGTGGCGGCGGGGCTTTTCCTCGGCGGCCTCGGTGCGCTTCTGGCGGTCTGGGGTAATCCGGAGAACTCGGGAATCTGCGTTTCCTGCTTCATGGAGAACAGCGCCGGGGCCCTGGGGATGCACGACAACCCCCGCATGCAGTACCTGCGGCCTGAACTGATCGGCTTCGTGCTCGGCGCCGCGGCCAGCGCACTGCTCTTTCGCGAGTTCCGCTCCCGCGGCGGGGGCGCCCCCCTGCCGCGCCTCGTTGCGGGAGTGTTCCTCATTGTCGGCTGTGCCATCTTCATCGGCTGCCCCATCAAGCTCTTCCTGCGCCTGGCTGCCGGCGACCTGACCGCCGTTGCCGGCGTCGTGGGGCTGGTCGCCGGGGTCTGGGCCGGTCTCCGGGGGCTCGCCAACGGGGTGGAGCCGGGGCACCCGTCACCGGGCGTTGGTCACGGCGGCCCGCTGATCCCGGCCTTCTTTCTCCTGCTCCTGGTCTTTCTTCTCGTTCGCCCCGGTTTCATCATCTTTTCCGGCCAGGGGAGCGCGGCACAGCACGCTCCCGTTCCCCTTGCCCTGGGCGCCGGCGCGCTGCTCGGCGCCATGGCCCAGCGGAGCCGCTTCTGCATAACCGGCAGCATCCGTGATGCGTTCATCATGGGCAGACGGACCCCGGCCCTCTGGGGTGTGGTGGCCTTTCTGGCTGCGGCGGTGGCCGCCAACGTAGCCTTCGGCAGATTCAACCCCGGTCTCCACGGCCAGCCCGGCGCCCATCCGGAGCACCTCTGGAGCTTCCTCGGCATGGGGCTCGTGGGGTGGATTTCCGTCCTCATCGGCGGCTGCCCCTTCCGCCAGCTCATCAAGGCGGGCGAGGGGGACGCCGATGCGGGGCTCGTGGTGGTGGGGATGCTCATCGGCGGCGCCCTGGTCCAGTCGTGGGGCATTGCCGCCACGGCAGCCGGCGTTTCCCTTGCCGGCAAGGCCGCCCTTCTGGCGGGATTCGCCGCTGTTCTCGCCGCCTGCCTTTTCTGGCGGGCCCGTACCGCCTGA
- a CDS encoding phosphate/phosphite/phosphonate ABC transporter substrate-binding protein yields the protein MNFSTLTRCFMLALFAAFLAGCKPEGARPVVKIGYMLCNNEQETMSRFLPLTRYLSDRCGVDFVAVPVDTHDFEKRFKSGEFTFTHTNSLIYVILRENHGVELVASEKRGTFGSRSAGALIARKGSGIETLDHIRGKRLAFGPMLAPTGYLAEYDLMLSAGINPEHDLGTYSIPSGSFKHEKLIYGVLHGKYDVAAAPVLDLETMAQEGKISADDFVILAQSKPIPYCTFAVAKGTDPALVKKVKDALLALKPGDTAEVDGERLKVLKAAWIDGYEDLLDSDYDLIREMAKRVNMPPYQTY from the coding sequence ATGAATTTTTCGACCCTGACGCGATGTTTCATGCTGGCCCTCTTTGCCGCCTTCCTTGCCGGCTGCAAGCCCGAGGGGGCCCGGCCCGTGGTGAAGATCGGCTACATGCTCTGCAACAACGAGCAGGAGACCATGTCCCGCTTCCTCCCACTCACCCGCTATCTGTCCGACAGGTGCGGGGTCGACTTCGTGGCGGTGCCGGTGGATACCCACGATTTCGAGAAACGGTTCAAGTCCGGCGAGTTCACCTTTACCCACACCAACTCCCTGATCTACGTCATCCTGCGGGAGAACCACGGCGTCGAGCTGGTGGCATCGGAAAAGCGCGGCACCTTCGGCTCCCGTTCCGCGGGCGCCCTCATCGCCCGCAAGGGGAGCGGCATCGAAACACTCGACCACATCCGGGGGAAGAGGCTGGCCTTCGGCCCCATGCTGGCTCCCACCGGCTACCTGGCCGAGTACGACCTGATGCTCTCGGCCGGCATCAACCCGGAGCACGACCTGGGGACCTATTCCATCCCCTCGGGCTCCTTCAAGCACGAAAAACTCATCTACGGCGTCCTGCACGGCAAGTATGACGTGGCCGCCGCGCCGGTCCTCGACCTGGAAACCATGGCACAGGAAGGAAAGATCTCGGCGGACGACTTCGTCATCCTCGCCCAGAGCAAGCCGATCCCCTACTGCACCTTTGCCGTGGCCAAGGGAACCGATCCGGCCCTGGTGAAGAAGGTGAAGGACGCCCTCCTGGCCCTGAAGCCCGGCGACACCGCCGAGGTGGACGGGGAGCGGCTCAAGGTGCTGAAGGCCGCCTGGATCGACGGCTATGAAGATCTGCTGGACAGCGATTACGACCTTATCCGTGAAATGGCGAAGCGTGTCAATATGCCGCCATATCAGACGTACTGA